One part of the Paraburkholderia flagellata genome encodes these proteins:
- the dcd gene encoding dCTP deaminase: protein MAIKSDKWIRRMAEEQKMIEPFVRDQVRMSEDGRKIVSYGTSSYGYDIRCADEFKIFTNINSTIVDPKNFDEKSFVDFKGDVCIIPPNSFALARTVEYFRIPRNVLTVCLGKSTYARCGIIVNVTPFEPEWEGYVTLEFSNTTPLPAKIYANEGVAQVLFFESDEVCEVSYADRGGKYQGQHGVTLPKT from the coding sequence ATGGCAATCAAGTCCGACAAGTGGATCCGGCGCATGGCCGAAGAGCAGAAGATGATCGAGCCGTTCGTGCGCGATCAGGTCCGGATGTCGGAAGACGGCCGCAAGATCGTGAGCTACGGCACGTCGAGCTACGGCTACGACATCCGTTGCGCCGACGAATTCAAGATCTTCACGAACATCAACTCGACCATTGTCGATCCGAAGAACTTCGACGAAAAGTCGTTCGTGGACTTCAAGGGCGACGTCTGCATCATCCCGCCCAATTCGTTCGCGCTCGCGCGCACGGTCGAATATTTCCGCATTCCGCGCAACGTCCTGACCGTGTGTCTGGGCAAGTCGACTTATGCGCGCTGCGGGATCATCGTGAACGTCACGCCGTTCGAGCCCGAGTGGGAAGGCTACGTGACGCTCGAATTCTCAAATACGACACCTTTGCCTGCGAAAATCTACGCGAACGAGGGTGTGGCTCAAGTGCTGTTCTTCGAAAGCGATGAGGTCTGCGAGGTCTCTTACGCGGATCGCGGCGGCAAGTATCAAGGCCAGCACGGCGTCACCCTGCCGAAGACCTGA
- a CDS encoding superoxide dismutase family protein — protein sequence MIALVALCGCALLAGCTSFMGQEDKRANAQLLPTVGSQVRGTVSFVEHSDGVQVSYNLAGLPPDSDHALQVHERGDCNATDASSAGPVFAPAAERLKPGARVEGDLGNIHADSNGVATGFIVAPDVSLDGVRSVLQRAVIVHRDAIDPYAYPQRGTGPALACGLIRAQ from the coding sequence ATGATCGCCCTCGTCGCGCTCTGCGGCTGCGCGCTGCTTGCGGGCTGCACGAGCTTCATGGGGCAGGAAGACAAGCGCGCGAACGCGCAGCTGCTGCCCACTGTCGGCAGCCAGGTGCGCGGCACGGTCTCGTTCGTCGAACACTCGGACGGCGTGCAGGTGAGCTACAACCTCGCGGGCCTGCCGCCCGACAGCGATCACGCATTGCAGGTCCACGAGCGCGGCGACTGCAACGCCACCGACGCCTCGAGCGCCGGCCCCGTGTTCGCGCCCGCCGCGGAGCGCCTGAAGCCCGGCGCGCGCGTGGAAGGCGACCTCGGCAATATCCATGCGGATTCGAATGGCGTGGCGACGGGCTTCATCGTCGCGCCCGACGTCTCGCTCGACGGCGTGCGCTCCGTGCTGCAACGCGCGGTGATCGTGCACCGGGACGCCATCGACCCCTATGCGTACCCGCAGCGCGGCACGGGCCCGGCGCTCGCCTGCGGGCTGATCCGCGCCCAGTGA
- the metG gene encoding methionine--tRNA ligase, with product MSAPATDLAAAGAHANPSGRRQILVTSALPYANGQIHIGHLVEYIQTDIWVRALRMHGHEVYYVGADDTHGTPVMLRAEKEGLTPQQLIARVWQEHKRDFDSFGVSFDNYYSTDSEENRVLSESVYLALKEAGFIETRDIEQAYDPVKNMFLPDRFIKGECPKCGAKDQYGDSCEVCGSTYAPTDLKNPYSVVSGATPIRKTSTHYFFRLSDPRCEDFLRGWVSGLAQPEATNKMREWLGDSGESKLADWDISRDAPYFGFEIPGAPGKYFYVWLDAPVGYYASFKNLCEQRGLDFEAWVKAGSKTEQYHFIGKDILYFHTLFWPAMLQFSGHRTPTNVFAHGFLTVDGAKMSKSRGTFITAESYVTTGLNPEWLRYYFAAKLNSTMEDLDLNLDDFQARVNSDLVGKYINIASRAAGFLIKRFEGRVQDSAMNHPLLEQLRTAIPHIAAHYEAREYSRALRQTMELADAVNGYVDTAKPWEQAKDPANSVALHETCSVSLEAFRLLSLALKPVLPQLAEGVEQFLAIEPLTWADAGRALSSQQPINAYKHLMTRVDPKQIEALLAANRDSLQATDAPAAAAADANKKSKAAKEAKKPAADETPEVISIDDFAKIDLRVALIVDCNIVEGSDKLLQLTLDVGEEKTRNVFSGIRSAYKPEDLKGKLTVMVANLAPRKMKFGMSEGMVLAASAADEKAEPGLYILEPHSGAKPGMRVR from the coding sequence ATGTCAGCACCCGCCACCGACCTCGCAGCAGCCGGCGCGCATGCCAATCCAAGCGGCCGCCGCCAGATTCTCGTTACGTCTGCTCTGCCGTACGCCAACGGTCAGATCCACATCGGCCACCTGGTCGAGTACATCCAGACGGACATCTGGGTTCGCGCGCTGCGAATGCATGGCCACGAGGTCTACTACGTCGGTGCCGACGACACGCACGGCACGCCCGTCATGCTGCGCGCGGAGAAGGAAGGCCTCACGCCGCAGCAGCTGATCGCGCGCGTGTGGCAAGAGCACAAGCGCGATTTCGACAGCTTCGGCGTGTCGTTCGACAACTACTACTCGACGGACTCCGAAGAGAATCGCGTGCTCTCCGAGTCGGTGTATCTGGCGCTCAAGGAAGCGGGTTTCATCGAGACACGCGACATCGAGCAGGCCTACGATCCGGTCAAGAACATGTTTCTGCCGGACCGCTTCATCAAGGGCGAGTGCCCGAAGTGCGGCGCGAAAGATCAGTACGGCGACAGCTGCGAAGTGTGCGGCTCGACCTACGCACCGACTGACCTGAAGAATCCGTACTCGGTGGTCTCGGGCGCGACGCCCATCCGCAAGACCTCGACGCACTATTTTTTCCGCCTCTCGGACCCGCGCTGCGAAGACTTCCTGCGCGGTTGGGTGAGTGGCCTCGCTCAACCGGAAGCGACCAACAAGATGCGCGAGTGGCTCGGCGACTCGGGCGAATCGAAGCTCGCCGACTGGGACATCTCGCGCGACGCACCCTACTTCGGCTTCGAGATTCCGGGCGCGCCCGGCAAGTACTTCTACGTGTGGCTCGACGCGCCGGTGGGTTATTACGCGAGCTTCAAGAACCTGTGCGAGCAGCGCGGCCTCGACTTCGAGGCCTGGGTGAAGGCCGGTTCGAAGACGGAGCAGTACCACTTCATCGGCAAGGACATCCTGTATTTCCATACGCTGTTCTGGCCTGCCATGCTCCAGTTCTCGGGTCACCGCACGCCGACCAACGTCTTCGCGCACGGTTTCCTGACCGTGGACGGCGCGAAGATGTCGAAGTCGCGCGGCACATTCATCACGGCGGAAAGCTACGTGACCACGGGCCTGAACCCCGAGTGGCTGCGCTACTACTTCGCCGCGAAGCTCAACAGCACGATGGAAGACCTCGACCTGAACCTCGATGACTTCCAGGCGCGCGTGAACAGCGACCTCGTCGGCAAGTACATCAATATCGCGAGCCGCGCGGCAGGCTTCCTGATCAAGCGCTTCGAAGGCCGCGTGCAAGATAGCGCGATGAATCATCCGTTGCTCGAACAGCTGCGCACGGCGATTCCGCACATCGCTGCGCACTACGAAGCACGCGAATACAGCCGCGCGCTGCGCCAGACGATGGAGCTCGCCGACGCCGTGAACGGCTACGTCGATACGGCCAAGCCGTGGGAACAGGCCAAGGATCCGGCCAACTCGGTGGCGCTGCACGAGACCTGCAGCGTGAGCCTCGAAGCATTCCGCCTGCTTTCGCTCGCGCTCAAGCCGGTGCTGCCGCAACTCGCTGAAGGCGTGGAGCAGTTCCTCGCCATCGAGCCGCTTACGTGGGCCGATGCAGGGCGCGCGCTGTCGTCGCAACAGCCGATCAACGCGTACAAGCACCTGATGACGCGCGTCGATCCGAAGCAGATCGAAGCGCTGCTCGCCGCCAACCGCGATTCGCTGCAGGCAACCGATGCGCCCGCCGCCGCGGCTGCGGACGCAAACAAGAAGTCGAAGGCGGCGAAGGAAGCGAAAAAGCCTGCCGCCGATGAAACGCCCGAAGTCATCTCCATCGACGACTTCGCGAAGATCGATCTGCGCGTGGCGCTGATCGTCGACTGCAACATCGTCGAAGGTTCGGACAAGCTGCTGCAACTCACGCTCGACGTGGGCGAAGAAAAGACGCGCAACGTGTTCTCGGGCATCCGTTCCGCGTACAAGCCGGAAGACCTCAAGGGCAAGCTCACGGTGATGGTCGCGAACCTCGCGCCGCGCAAGATGAAGTTCGGCATGTCCGAAGGGATGGTGCTCGCGGCCTCCGCGGCTGACGAGAAGGCTGAGCCTGGCCTGTATATCCTCGAACCGCATTCCGGTGCAAAACCGGGTATGCGCGTGCGTTAA
- the apbC gene encoding iron-sulfur cluster carrier protein ApbC, protein MSIDRALVDAALAALTDPNTGHPYTVAKGVRNVTVEGDTVGVEIVLGYPAKSQFEAVRKQVEAALAAVPGVKTSRVAVRSEITAHTVQRGVKLLPNVKNIVAVASGKGGVGKSTTAVNLALALAAEGASVGVLDADIYGPSLPMMLGIEGRPESPDGQSMNPLEGHGVQANSIGFLVEQDNPMVWRGPMATSALEQLLRQTNWRELDYLVVDMPPGTGDIQLTLSQRVPVTGAVIVTTPQDIALLDAKKGLKMFEKVGIPILGIVENMAVHICSNCGHAEHIFGAGGGERMAKEYGVEVLGSLPLDIAIREQADSGNPTVVAAPQGPVAEIYRAIARRVAIQIAERARDMTSKFPTIVVQNT, encoded by the coding sequence ATGAGCATAGATCGGGCTTTGGTCGACGCCGCGCTTGCGGCCTTGACGGATCCGAACACGGGCCATCCCTATACGGTGGCCAAGGGCGTGCGCAATGTCACCGTCGAAGGCGATACGGTCGGCGTCGAGATCGTGCTTGGCTATCCGGCGAAGAGCCAGTTCGAAGCCGTGCGCAAGCAGGTCGAGGCGGCGCTCGCCGCAGTGCCGGGCGTGAAGACGAGCCGCGTCGCGGTCAGAAGCGAAATTACCGCGCATACGGTGCAACGCGGCGTGAAGCTGCTGCCGAATGTGAAGAACATCGTCGCCGTGGCCTCGGGCAAGGGCGGCGTGGGCAAGAGCACGACCGCCGTGAATCTCGCGCTGGCGCTCGCGGCCGAAGGCGCTTCGGTCGGCGTGCTCGACGCGGACATCTACGGCCCCTCGCTGCCGATGATGCTCGGCATCGAAGGCCGCCCCGAGTCGCCCGATGGCCAGTCGATGAATCCGCTCGAAGGCCACGGCGTGCAGGCCAACTCGATCGGCTTTCTGGTCGAGCAGGACAACCCCATGGTCTGGCGCGGCCCGATGGCGACTTCCGCGCTCGAGCAACTGCTGCGTCAGACGAACTGGCGCGAACTCGACTATCTCGTGGTCGACATGCCGCCGGGCACCGGCGACATCCAGCTCACGCTCTCGCAGCGCGTGCCCGTCACGGGCGCCGTGATCGTCACGACGCCGCAGGACATCGCGCTGCTCGACGCGAAGAAGGGCCTCAAGATGTTCGAGAAGGTGGGCATTCCGATTCTCGGCATCGTCGAGAACATGGCCGTGCACATCTGCTCGAATTGCGGCCACGCCGAGCATATCTTCGGCGCGGGCGGCGGCGAGCGCATGGCGAAGGAATACGGCGTGGAAGTGCTCGGCAGCCTGCCGCTCGACATCGCCATTCGCGAGCAGGCCGATTCGGGCAACCCGACCGTCGTGGCCGCGCCGCAGGGGCCGGTGGCGGAAATCTACCGCGCGATCGCGCGCCGCGTGGCGATCCAGATCGCCGAGCGCGCCCGCGACATGACCTCGAAGTTCCCGACCATCGTCGTGCAGAACACCTGA
- a CDS encoding translocation/assembly module TamB domain-containing protein: MSARRFVARVWFPVTFAVPPGEAGASPDDEARGEPSGGGNGARGAGGDAGAPPPRRRGPRLWKALVWAIVVPVLVVGLVAGLLYGVLTTERGTAYAWRAAVKLLDGKLAGRLEGGTLASGVRLTDVSWRGTDGTTLKVDRIGGEWELHGFGQKPWRFVVDYLHAGDIEMRIVPSHEPSSPMTLPENLQLPLGLEIRDLQVNKLTLHEGASTNEFSRFQFHGRSDGRHHEAAIERLDTPFGAVSARAKLDGVRPFALTGDLGYSGKVNGEDVQVSANLAGSLEALTAEIEASGMKLSGRAHVEATPFASVPLQRATLAFDHVNPQAFAPGAPFADLAVRAQLQPVPGGAAGVPAALASMASGAAAASAVTPASVPALASAPGGGAKPDAAAASTASATAAAARERSNAAGFTVAGAVSIVNAKPGAIDEKLLPLIDAHADVVLDARTQRIPKLAVRLVKNATITGGGTISGRDGRFDLKVAGLDLNAIQSSVRATQFAGPIGVRLNGDVQSVTLDLADPKAALRVQGKVTQDPARLSLNDVRLTSGAGRIDLSGALKHDASSTYQLKAVLTNFDPLSLTSQIPARTSAKSPGPAVRPRPAHVAQPAAQPAADALNPQRNLALNPALNPSLNPAQSGEQAAEQKRVENAKETQQGAAAQPEARPAPAARPAGRRIEARVNGTLNASGTLAPTFTTKAEFKLGPSVYDDLPLTGEGLIQLAGSRILPSRANLSIAGNTVELQGSFGARGDRLRFRVDAPQLDRLGFGIAGQLAANGDVTGTFAHPDVSLDYKADHVVFGDNRIGHAEGHALARDGANGALAFSTDASEIAVAGVDITTLTARLDGTRAKHTLTASAKGKVQGQPIDFVVAANGGLQDTREGSRWNGTLTQLENRGVPGVKLQSPLTVSAGAGHVTLGATRLVGEGATLDLKGFDLDHGRIHSAGTLTNVSLARIMQIRQQFTGVPSTLRTDLIFDGDWDFSVGQTATGYVQIKRRSGDITTEVGRGFASLGVGEFNVRAAFSGGNRLALTAQAQASRVGMLDIDAYTTLVPRDGILTVADEAPIGGTIKANVPSLRTTGGMLGPTYLLDGHLALQLVLGGTVAKPNLTGSLVGDGLSATVVDQGVELKDGVIRIALSQNLVDFQQVEFQGATSGTLRATGRVRLDNAEPDLTASIVADKLELFASPDRKLSLSGSASIANGGHLGGMEIDGKFTVDHALFDMPELPAPSLGDDVVIVRPDGTTVGGRPPIEETASTRPAPRFAPRANVEIDLGHDFRFRGQGADLGLAGLISVNSAPDVPLRAVGNVRVTEGSTYTAFGTKLNIENGFFTFNGPVGNPGINILAMRRNQQVEAGVQVTGTVQSPAVRLVSEPNVPDNEKLSWLLFGHGTDQGNNLGQQNAMTTALALLGSAQGKRIAQSIGLDEFSIGRSEVGLTDTEVVMIAKVINQRLVIGYEQGLQTASNAVKATINLTRYWSLVAYTGTFNGADVLYTRRFDRIRW; encoded by the coding sequence ATGAGCGCGCGTCGTTTCGTTGCCAGGGTGTGGTTCCCCGTCACGTTCGCAGTGCCGCCGGGGGAGGCTGGAGCCAGCCCGGACGATGAAGCGCGCGGTGAACCCAGCGGCGGCGGCAACGGCGCGCGTGGCGCGGGCGGTGACGCCGGTGCGCCGCCGCCGCGTCGTCGCGGGCCGCGGCTCTGGAAGGCGCTGGTCTGGGCTATCGTCGTGCCGGTGCTGGTGGTCGGGCTTGTCGCCGGCTTGCTGTATGGCGTGCTGACCACCGAGCGCGGCACCGCTTACGCGTGGCGCGCGGCCGTCAAGCTGCTCGACGGCAAGCTTGCGGGCAGGCTCGAAGGCGGTACGCTCGCGAGCGGTGTGCGCTTGACCGACGTGAGCTGGCGCGGCACGGACGGCACCACGCTCAAGGTCGACCGCATTGGCGGCGAATGGGAACTGCATGGCTTCGGCCAGAAACCCTGGCGCTTCGTGGTGGACTACCTGCACGCTGGCGACATCGAGATGCGCATCGTGCCGTCGCACGAGCCTTCCTCGCCCATGACGCTGCCTGAGAACCTGCAACTGCCGCTCGGGCTCGAGATCCGCGATTTGCAGGTGAACAAGCTCACGTTGCACGAAGGCGCCTCCACCAACGAGTTCTCGCGATTCCAGTTCCACGGACGCAGCGATGGCCGCCATCACGAGGCCGCCATCGAGCGTCTCGACACGCCCTTTGGCGCGGTGAGCGCGCGGGCGAAGCTCGATGGCGTGCGGCCGTTCGCGCTCACGGGCGACCTGGGCTACTCCGGCAAGGTGAACGGCGAGGACGTGCAGGTGAGCGCGAACCTCGCCGGCTCGCTCGAGGCGCTCACGGCCGAGATCGAGGCGAGCGGCATGAAGCTCAGCGGCCGCGCCCATGTGGAGGCGACGCCGTTCGCTTCCGTGCCGCTGCAACGCGCAACGCTCGCGTTCGATCACGTCAATCCGCAGGCGTTCGCGCCGGGCGCGCCGTTCGCCGACCTCGCCGTGCGTGCGCAATTGCAACCGGTGCCAGGCGGCGCGGCGGGCGTGCCGGCGGCGCTCGCGTCGATGGCTTCGGGCGCAGCGGCGGCGTCGGCGGTCACGCCGGCTTCCGTGCCGGCGTTGGCATCGGCGCCTGGGGGTGGCGCGAAACCCGATGCCGCGGCTGCCTCCACAGCATCGGCCACAGCCGCCGCGGCTCGCGAACGCAGCAATGCGGCTGGCTTCACGGTGGCGGGCGCGGTCTCGATCGTGAACGCGAAGCCGGGCGCCATCGACGAAAAGCTGTTGCCGCTCATCGACGCTCACGCCGACGTCGTGCTCGATGCGAGGACGCAGCGCATCCCGAAGCTCGCCGTGCGTCTCGTGAAGAATGCGACGATCACCGGCGGCGGCACGATCAGCGGGCGCGACGGACGCTTCGATCTGAAGGTGGCCGGGCTCGACCTCAACGCGATCCAGTCGAGCGTGCGTGCCACGCAATTCGCGGGGCCGATTGGCGTGCGGCTGAACGGCGACGTGCAGAGCGTCACGCTCGATCTCGCCGATCCGAAGGCGGCGCTGCGCGTGCAGGGCAAGGTCACGCAGGACCCCGCGCGCCTGTCGCTCAACGACGTGCGGCTGACTTCGGGCGCGGGGCGCATCGACCTTTCAGGCGCGCTCAAGCACGACGCCAGTTCCACGTATCAACTCAAGGCGGTGCTGACCAATTTCGATCCGCTGTCGCTCACGTCGCAAATCCCGGCGCGCACGAGCGCGAAGTCGCCAGGCCCGGCCGTGCGGCCGAGGCCCGCTCATGTGGCTCAACCCGCGGCCCAGCCCGCCGCCGACGCGCTCAATCCGCAACGCAATCTCGCGCTCAATCCGGCGCTGAACCCGTCGCTCAATCCCGCGCAGTCCGGCGAGCAGGCCGCCGAGCAAAAGCGCGTGGAGAACGCAAAAGAGACCCAGCAGGGCGCGGCGGCACAACCCGAAGCGCGGCCAGCACCCGCCGCACGTCCCGCTGGCCGGCGCATTGAGGCGCGCGTAAACGGCACGCTCAATGCGAGCGGCACGCTCGCGCCCACTTTCACGACGAAGGCCGAGTTCAAGCTCGGCCCGAGCGTCTACGACGACCTGCCGCTCACGGGCGAGGGCCTCATCCAGCTGGCGGGCTCGCGCATCCTGCCAAGCCGCGCGAACCTCTCGATCGCGGGCAATACCGTCGAACTGCAAGGCAGCTTCGGCGCGCGTGGGGACCGCCTGCGCTTTCGGGTGGATGCGCCGCAGCTCGACCGGCTAGGCTTCGGCATAGCGGGCCAGCTCGCGGCGAACGGCGACGTGACCGGCACCTTCGCGCATCCTGACGTCTCACTCGACTACAAGGCGGACCACGTGGTGTTCGGCGATAACCGCATCGGCCATGCCGAAGGCCATGCCCTCGCCCGCGACGGCGCGAATGGCGCGCTCGCCTTCAGCACCGACGCGAGCGAGATCGCCGTGGCGGGCGTCGATATCACGACGCTCACCGCGCGCCTCGACGGTACGCGCGCGAAGCACACGCTCACCGCGAGCGCGAAGGGCAAAGTGCAGGGCCAGCCGATCGATTTCGTGGTGGCGGCGAACGGCGGCCTCCAGGACACGCGCGAGGGCTCGCGCTGGAACGGCACGCTCACGCAACTCGAGAATCGAGGCGTGCCCGGTGTGAAGCTGCAGTCGCCGCTGACGGTCAGCGCGGGTGCCGGTCACGTCACGCTTGGTGCGACACGTCTCGTGGGCGAAGGCGCGACGCTCGACCTGAAAGGGTTCGACCTCGACCATGGGCGCATTCACTCGGCGGGCACGCTCACCAACGTTTCGCTCGCGCGCATCATGCAAATCCGGCAGCAGTTCACGGGCGTGCCGTCCACGCTCAGGACCGACCTGATCTTCGACGGCGACTGGGACTTCTCCGTCGGCCAGACGGCTACCGGCTATGTGCAGATCAAGCGCCGCTCGGGCGACATCACGACCGAAGTTGGCCGCGGCTTTGCCTCGCTCGGCGTGGGCGAGTTCAACGTGCGCGCGGCCTTCAGCGGCGGCAACCGCCTCGCGCTCACGGCGCAAGCGCAGGCGAGCCGCGTGGGCATGCTCGACATCGACGCCTACACGACGCTCGTGCCGCGCGACGGCATCCTCACCGTCGCGGACGAGGCGCCGATCGGCGGCACCATCAAGGCGAACGTGCCCTCGCTCCGGACCACGGGCGGCATGTTGGGCCCGACTTATCTGCTCGACGGCCATCTCGCGCTGCAACTCGTGCTCGGCGGCACGGTCGCGAAGCCGAATCTCACGGGCTCACTTGTCGGCGACGGGCTTTCGGCCACTGTGGTCGATCAGGGCGTGGAGTTGAAGGACGGCGTGATCCGCATCGCGCTTTCGCAGAACCTCGTCGACTTCCAGCAGGTGGAGTTCCAGGGCGCGACGAGCGGCACGCTGCGCGCAACGGGCCGTGTGCGTCTCGACAACGCCGAACCCGATCTCACGGCGAGCATCGTCGCGGACAAGCTCGAACTGTTTGCTTCGCCCGACCGCAAGCTGTCGCTCTCCGGCAGCGCGAGCATCGCCAACGGCGGCCATCTTGGCGGCATGGAGATCGACGGCAAGTTCACCGTCGATCACGCGCTTTTCGATATGCCGGAGTTGCCCGCGCCATCGCTTGGCGACGACGTCGTGATCGTGCGCCCCGACGGCACGACGGTAGGCGGCAGGCCGCCCATCGAAGAAACGGCGTCGACGAGGCCCGCGCCGCGCTTTGCGCCGCGCGCCAACGTCGAGATCGATCTCGGCCACGACTTCCGCTTCCGCGGGCAGGGCGCGGATCTGGGCCTTGCGGGCTTGATCTCGGTCAACAGCGCGCCGGACGTACCGCTGCGCGCGGTCGGCAACGTGCGCGTGACTGAAGGCTCCACATACACGGCATTCGGCACCAAGCTCAACATCGAAAACGGCTTCTTCACGTTCAACGGGCCGGTGGGCAACCCGGGCATCAACATTCTTGCCATGCGGCGCAACCAGCAGGTCGAGGCGGGCGTGCAGGTCACGGGTACAGTGCAGTCGCCAGCGGTAAGGCTTGTCTCCGAGCCGAACGTGCCCGACAACGAAAAGCTCTCCTGGCTGCTGTTCGGCCACGGCACCGACCAGGGTAACAACCTCGGCCAGCAGAACGCCATGACGACGGCGCTCGCCTTGCTTGGCAGCGCGCAGGGCAAGCGCATCGCGCAAAGTATCGGCCTCGACGAATTTTCGATCGGGCGCAGCGAGGTCGGCCTGACCGACACCGAGGTTGTGATGATCGCGAAGGTCATCAATCAGCGGCTCGTGATTGGCTACGAGCAGGGTTTGCAGACGGCGTCGAACGCGGTGAAGGCGACGATCAACCTCACGCGCTACTGGTCGCTGGTGGCGTATACCGGCACGTTCAATGGCGCCGATGTTCTCTACACGCGGCGTTTCGACCGGATTCGCTGGTAG
- a CDS encoding OmpA family protein, which yields MNTRILTRLSVFAVAGALVAGCATQQGTNTALGTGVGAGTGAAIGAIFGGGKGAAIGAGAGALVGGITGYNWQNIKNKLSGSTKGTGTQITEQPDGSLKLNIPSNVTFDTSSYAIKPSFAPVLDEVAQTLQQNPEVVAQVVGHTDNTGQPAYNQTLSANRAQSVVNYLASRGIPMQRMSAEGRGDTQPIADNSTETGRAANRRVEIYLRATAQHQGG from the coding sequence ATGAACACAAGAATCCTGACCCGCCTGTCCGTTTTCGCCGTTGCCGGCGCGCTCGTCGCCGGCTGCGCGACGCAGCAGGGCACCAACACGGCTCTCGGCACCGGTGTCGGCGCAGGCACGGGCGCGGCCATCGGCGCGATCTTCGGCGGCGGCAAGGGCGCGGCGATCGGCGCGGGCGCGGGCGCGCTGGTCGGCGGCATCACCGGCTACAACTGGCAGAACATCAAGAACAAGCTTTCGGGCTCCACCAAGGGCACGGGCACGCAGATCACCGAGCAGCCGGACGGCTCGCTCAAGCTCAACATTCCGAGCAACGTGACCTTCGACACCAGCAGCTACGCGATCAAGCCGTCGTTCGCGCCGGTGCTCGACGAGGTCGCGCAGACGCTCCAGCAGAATCCGGAAGTCGTCGCGCAAGTCGTGGGTCATACGGATAACACCGGCCAGCCCGCATACAACCAGACGCTGTCGGCCAACCGCGCGCAGAGCGTGGTGAACTACCTTGCCTCGCGCGGCATCCCGATGCAGCGCATGTCGGCCGAGGGCCGCGGCGACACCCAGCCGATCGCCGACAACAGCACGGAAACCGGGCGCGCCGCGAACCGCCGCGTGGAAATCTACCTGCGCGCGACGGCACAGCACCAGGGCGGCTAA